The sequence GTTCATCGGCCTGCACGACGGCGAGCCCGCGTTCCTGATCGAGAGGTACGACCCCACCGAGGTCGAGTTGAAGGGGCTGTACGAGGCGGAGCCCGGCGATGTCGGGATGCACTTCCTGGTCGCGCCGACCGACACCCCGGTGCACGGCTTCACCCGGGCCGTGATCACCGCCGTGATGGAGTTCCTCTTCGCCGACCCGTCGGTGCGCCGGGTCGTCGTGGAGCCCGATGTGACCAACAGCGCCGTCCAGGCCCTCAACAAGGCCGTCGGCTTCGAGGTCCTGCGGGAGATCGCCAAACCGGAGAAGGACGCACTGCTCAGCGCCTGCACCCGCGAGCAGTTCGAAGCAGCAACCGGAGGAACCGACCGATGACGACCGCCCTCACCGACAGCGTCGCCCACCTCTCCCCGGGCCGCTGGGCCACCGCAAACCGACTGCTGGTCCGCAAAGCACTGGCGGAATTCAGCCACGAACGGCTGCTGACCCCCGTTCCGCTCGGCGAGGACTGCTACACCCTCCGTAGCGACGACGCGGGGACGGAGTACCGTTTCACCGCACGCCTCTTCGCGCTGGACCACTGGCAGATCGAGGCCGAGTCGATCACGCGCCACCGGCACGGCTCCGAAGTTCCTCTCGACGCGCTGGAGTTCTTCATCGAACTGCGGGTGGCTCTCGGGCTGACCGAGGACATCCTGCCGGTCTACCTGGAGGAGGTCTCCTCCACCCTGGCCGGAACCGCCTACAAACTCACCAAGGAACCGGCCACTTCCCGGCAGCTCGTCGCCGCCGGTTTCCAGGCCATCGAGACCGGGATGACCGAGGGTCACCCCTGTTTCGTGGCCAACAACGGCCGGCTCGGTTTCGGGGTCGACGAGTACCGTGCGTACGCCCCCGAGGCCGCCTCCCCGATCCGGCTGGTGTGGCTGGCCGCCCGCCGCGACCGGGCCACCTTCACCGCGGGCGCCGGTCTCGACTACGACACGCTGGTCGAGAGCGAGCTGAGCGAGGCGACCCGGGAGCGGTTCGCCGCCACCCTGCGCTCGCTCGGCCTGGACCCGGAGGCGTACTTCCTGCTGCCCGTCCACCCCTGGCAGTGGTGGAACAAGCTTGCCGTGACCTTCGCCGGTGAGCTGGCCGAGCGCCATCTGGTGGTGCTCGGCGAGGGCGAGGACGGCTACCTGGCCCAGCAGTCGATCCGTACGTTCTTCAACACCGACCACCCCGAGAAGCACTACGTCAAGACGGCCCTCTCCGTCCTGAACATGGGCTTCATGCGCGGCCTCTCCGCCGCCTACATGGAGGCCACGCCGGCCATCAACGACTGGCTGGCCGGGCTCATCGAACGCGACAGCCTGCTGACCGCCGCCCGGTTCTCGATCATCCGGGAGCGGGCCGCGATCGGCTACCACCACCGGAGTTACGAGGCGGCCACCGCCAAGGGCTCCCCGTATCTGAAGATGCTGGCCGCCCTCTGGCGCGAGAGCCCCGTGGCGGGTCTGGAGCCGGGCGAGCGGGTCGCCACGATGGCCTCCCTGGTCCACACCGACCACGAGGGCCGCTCGGTGGCCGGGGCGCTCATCGAGGAGTCCGGACTCGACCCGCAGGTGTGGCTGCGGCGCTACCTGGACGCCTACCTGGTGCCGGTGCTGCACAGCTTCTACGCCTACGACCTGGTCTACATGCCGCACGGCGAGAACGTGATCCTGGTCGTCGAGGACGGCATCGTCACCCGCACGATCTTCAAGGACATCGCCGAGGAGATCGCGGTCATGGACCCGGACGCGGTGCTGCCGCCGAAGGTCGACCGGATCCGGGCCGAGGTCCCCGAGGACATGAAGCTGCTGTCGGTCTTCACCGATGTCTTCGACTGCTTCTTCCGCTTCCTGGCCGCGGGGCTCGCCACCGAAGGGGTCCTGGACGAGGACACCTTCTGGCGGACGGTCGCGGAGTGCGCACGCGAGTACCAGAAGTCGGTGCCGTATCTCGCGGAGAAGTTCGCCCAGTACGACCTGTTCGAGCCGGAGTTCGCGCTCTCCTGCCTCAACCGCCTCCAGCTGCGCAACAACCAGCAGATGGTCGACCTCAACGACCCTGCGGGAGCGCTCCAGTTGGTGGGGCGTCTGAAGAACCCGATCGCCAAGTTCTGAGCGGTCCGCACGAGCCGGTGAGCGCCCGGGGACGGTCCCCCGGGCGCTCACCTCTTTCCTCATGGCCCCCAGTCCACCTGCGGGGAGCGGTAGAAGCCGATCCCCAGCTCGGTGAGCCGGGGCCCTTGCGCGGCCAGGCGCACCTTGTACGTCTCCCAGTCGCGGGCCGCCGCCGGTGACCAGCCGATCTCGGCGGCGCCCAGCAGCCGGGGGAAGGCCATCGCCTCGATCTCCGCGCTGTTCGTCAGCGTCTCGGTCCAGACCGGCGCCTCGACCCCGAGGACGGCCTCGGGCGGGGCGCCTTCGAGGTAGGCCGCCGGATCCCAGTCGTACGACCTCTTCACCTCTACCAGCCCGGCCCAACTGAGGCCCAGCTTCGTGTCCTTGGTGTACTTCATGTCGAGGTAGACCCGGTCGGCCGGGGAGAGCACCAGCCGGGTGCCGCCCTTCGCCGCGTCCGCCACCTGCTGCCGCTCGGCGGCGCCCGTGCGGTCGTAGCCCCAGTACTGCGCCACCGCCCCCTTCACCGGCACCGCGCCGGTCAGCTGGTGCCAGCCCATCACCGTCTTGCCGTACTTCCCGACGACCGCCTGGGCCTTCGCCATGAACGCCACGTACTCCTCATGGCTGGTGGCGTGCGCCTCGTCGCCCCCGATGTGGAGGTACTTCCCCGGGGTGAGGGCGGCCACCTCGCGCAGGACGTCGTCCACGAAGTCGTACGTCACCGGCTTGGGCACGCACAGCGAGCTGAAGCCGACCTCGGTGCCGGTGTAGAGCGGCGGGGCGGTCCCGTCGCAGTTCAGCTCGGCGTAGGAGGCGAGGGCGGCGTTGGTGTGGCCGGGCAGGTCGATCTCGGGGACGACGTCCAGATAGCGGGAGGCGGCGTACCGGACGATCTCGCGGTACTGCGCCTTGGTGTAGTACCCGCCCGGCCCGCCGCCGACCTCGGTGGAGCCGCCGTACGTGGCGAGCCGGGGCCAGGAGTCGATGGCGATGCGCCAGCCCTGGTCGTCGGAGAGGTGCAGGTGCAGCTTGTTGACCTTGTAGAGGGCGAGCTGGTCGATGTACCGCTTGACCTCGGCGACGGTGAAGAAGTGGCGCGAGACGTCCAGCATCGCGCCCCGGTAGCCGTAGCGCGGCGCGTCCGTGATGGTGCCGCCCGCGACCTTCCAGGGCCCCGCGCGGCGGCTGTCGGCCTCCACCCGGTCCGGGAGGAGCTGGCGCAGGGTCTGGACGCCGTGGAAGAGCCCGGCCGGGGCGCGGGCGGTGATGGTGAGCGCGCCGGGCGTGGAGCGCAGCCGGTACCCCTCCTCGCCGAGGGACCGGTCCCGGGCGCCCAGCTCCAGCCGGATGCCGCCGGGGCCCGGCCGGCCGGTGACGGGCAGGGCGTAGCCGGTGGCGGGGCGCAGCAGCTCCGCCAGGTACGTCCCGATCCGCCGCACCTCGGCGGAGTGGCCGGGCACCCGGATCGGGGTCGCGGCGGTGATGGCGTACGGGGAGCCGCCCGGCACCACCTTCGCGGGGACGGGCACCAGCTGTCCGAGGGGGCGGGGTGCGGAGGCGGCGGCCACGGAGGAGGTCGCGGCGGTGGAGGAGAGGGCGGCCGCCACGACGATCAGCAGGGTGGCGAGGAGCCTGGGGAGGCGTCTGTCCGGGGCCGGGGAGCGTGGGGCCTTGCCGCGTGGAGCCTGCTGCCGGGTCGTACGTCGCTGTCGCACAAGCCTGTCCCTTCGACGGGTCCTACCTGTGGATCTCGGGGCAACCGAACGCCGACCATCCGTATCGCGGAGCCGTGTACGGGTCAAGGACCGGGCCCGCTCCCCTACGCGCGGCTGGCAGAATCGCGGCCATGGCGGAAATCATCCAGCGCGACGGAACGTGGACGTTCGACGGGGAGACGGTGCGCATCGTGCCGGGCGGCAAGGCGCATCCGCTCCGGCTGGCGCTGGGTGAACTGGCCTTCCCCGTACAGGCCTTGGCGGGCATCTCGTTCGAGCCGGAGCGCAAGGGCGGCCGGCTGCGGCTCCGGCTGCGCGGCGGTGCCTGCCCGGTGCTGCGGGCCGCCGACGGGCGCCTCAAGGACGGCGCCGACCCGTACGTCCTGACCGTGGAGAAGGACCGCACGGGGGTGGCGGAGTATTTCGTCGACGAGGTCCGCAACGCGCTGCTGATCGAACAGGTCCCCGACGGCCCGGTGGACCGCTTTCTGCTGCCGGGGCCCTCGCTGCCGGTCTCCGGCGGAGGCGGCGACGGCACGGCGTCCTTCGACGGCGAGACCGTACGGCTCATCTGGAACTGGAAGGCCGAGGAGTCCAAGAACGCGAGCGGCCCGGCGGTCTTCCCGCTCTCGCGGATCGCGGGGGTGCGCTGGCTGCCCGCGATAGGCCTGGAGAACGGCTATCTGCGGTTCGAGCCGGTGGACGGGCCGGTCTCGGCGCCGCCGAAGTACGACCCGTACTCCCTGGAGCTGTGGGGGATGTCCAAGAAGGAGTACACGGCGGTCGTGGTCGCGGCGGCGGTGCTGGCCCGGCTGCCGCAGGCCCGTACGGCCGTGGACGCGCCCGCCGGGCCCCCGGCCCTCACCAAGGCGCCCGCGCCCGCACCGCCCGCCGACGACCACGACGTACTGCTGCGGCGGCTGCGGGAGCTGGGCGAGCTGCACCGGGCCGGGGTCCTCACGGACGAGGAGTTCAGCACGGCGAAGCAGGCGATCCTGAGCCGGATGTGAGCCGAGCCGGGGGCGGATGTGAGCCGACCGTGAGCCGGATGTAACCGTTTCGAGCACCCTCCCGGGTGCCTCCTGCCCGATATCGGGCAGATTTCTTGCGTAAGTGCGTCCCGGCACGCAATATCGACGGGTGCTTGAACGCCGCTCGTCGCACGACGACCTCATCGACCACCTCGTACGCTCCACCGCGCTCCAGCGCGGCGAGGCCGCCCGGGTGATCCTCGACGTGCTGGCGTACTTCGACGAGAGCACCGACGACTTCGTCCGGCGCCGCCACCGCGAACTGCAGTCCGGCGGCCTGGTCAACACGGAGATCTTCGAGCGGATCGCGGCCGAGCTGCCGCACCGCGCCGTGGCGCCGCCGGAGCTCTCGCTCCGCCAGCTGCGCCGCATCGTCTACGGCTGATCCCGCTGCGGCGGATCACCGGGCGCCCGTGCGGGGCGCCGAGCGCAGGCAGGTACGTGTACGTCGAGGAGGGGCAGAGAATCCATGTGCGGGATCGTCGGATATATCGGAAAGCGTGATGTTGCACCGCTGCTGCTGGAAGGCTTGCAGCGGCTGGAGTACCGGGGGTACGACTCCGCCGGCATCGTCATCACCGGCAAGACGGCCGCGGGCAAGCCCGGCACGCTGAAGATGGTCAAGGCCAAGGGCCGGGTCCGTGAGCTGGAGGCCAAGGTCCCCAAGCGGTTCGCCGGCACCACCGGCATCGCGCACACCCGCTGGGCCACCCACGGCGCCCCCAGCGACGAGAACGCCCACCCGCACCTGGACGCGGAGAACAAGGTCGCCGTCGTCCACAACGGGATCGTCGACAACGCCTCCGAGCTGCGCGCCAAGCTCACCGCCGACGGCGTCGTCTTCCTCTCCGAGACCGACACCGAGGTGCTGGTCCACCTGATCGCCCGCGCCCAGGCGGACACCCTGGAGGAGAAGGTCCGCGAGGCGCTGCGCCACGTCGAGGGCACGTACGGCATCGCCGTCATGCACGCCGACTTCAACGACCGCATCGTGGTCGCCCGCAACGGCTCCCCGGTCGTCCTCGGCATCGGCGAGAAGGAGATGTTCGTCGCCTCCGACGTCGCCGCCCTGGTCGCCCACACCCGCCAGGTCGTCACGCTGGACGACGGCGAGATGGCCACCCTGAAGGCCGACGACTTCCGTACGTACACCACGGAGGGGTCGACCACGACGGCCACGCCGACCACCGTGGAGTGGGAGGCCGAGTCGTACGACATGGGCGGCCACGACACGTACATGCACAAGGAGATCTCCGAGCAGGCCGACGCCGTGGACCGCGTGCTGCGCGGCCGGATCGACGACCGGTTCTCCACCGTGCACCTGGGCGGCCTCAACCTGGACGCCCGTGAGGCGCGCGGGGTGCGCCGGATCAAGATCCTCGGCTGCGGCACCTCGTACCACGCGGGCCAGATCGGCGCCCAGCTGATCGAGGAGCTGGCCCGTATCCCCGCCGACGCCGAGCCGGCCTCCGAGTTCCGCTACCGCAACCCGGTCGTCGACCCCGACACCCTGTACGTGGCGGTCTCCCAGTCGGGTGAGACGTACGACGTGCTGGCCGCCGTGCAGGAGCTGAAGCGCAAGGGCGCCCGCGTTCTCGGTGTGGTCAACGTGGTCGGCTCCGCGATCGCCC is a genomic window of Streptomyces sp. SID8374 containing:
- a CDS encoding GNAT family N-acetyltransferase, encoding MSRPHSDKSPGKLGEFTVRPLDPASDAELVHSWVTHPKAAFWLMGGAKLQDVEREYMAIAAHPHHDAFIGLHDGEPAFLIERYDPTEVELKGLYEAEPGDVGMHFLVAPTDTPVHGFTRAVITAVMEFLFADPSVRRVVVEPDVTNSAVQALNKAVGFEVLREIAKPEKDALLSACTREQFEAATGGTDR
- a CDS encoding IucA/IucC family siderophore biosynthesis protein produces the protein MTTALTDSVAHLSPGRWATANRLLVRKALAEFSHERLLTPVPLGEDCYTLRSDDAGTEYRFTARLFALDHWQIEAESITRHRHGSEVPLDALEFFIELRVALGLTEDILPVYLEEVSSTLAGTAYKLTKEPATSRQLVAAGFQAIETGMTEGHPCFVANNGRLGFGVDEYRAYAPEAASPIRLVWLAARRDRATFTAGAGLDYDTLVESELSEATRERFAATLRSLGLDPEAYFLLPVHPWQWWNKLAVTFAGELAERHLVVLGEGEDGYLAQQSIRTFFNTDHPEKHYVKTALSVLNMGFMRGLSAAYMEATPAINDWLAGLIERDSLLTAARFSIIRERAAIGYHHRSYEAATAKGSPYLKMLAALWRESPVAGLEPGERVATMASLVHTDHEGRSVAGALIEESGLDPQVWLRRYLDAYLVPVLHSFYAYDLVYMPHGENVILVVEDGIVTRTIFKDIAEEIAVMDPDAVLPPKVDRIRAEVPEDMKLLSVFTDVFDCFFRFLAAGLATEGVLDEDTFWRTVAECAREYQKSVPYLAEKFAQYDLFEPEFALSCLNRLQLRNNQQMVDLNDPAGALQLVGRLKNPIAKF
- a CDS encoding beta-N-acetylhexosaminidase, whose translation is MAAALSSTAATSSVAAASAPRPLGQLVPVPAKVVPGGSPYAITAATPIRVPGHSAEVRRIGTYLAELLRPATGYALPVTGRPGPGGIRLELGARDRSLGEEGYRLRSTPGALTITARAPAGLFHGVQTLRQLLPDRVEADSRRAGPWKVAGGTITDAPRYGYRGAMLDVSRHFFTVAEVKRYIDQLALYKVNKLHLHLSDDQGWRIAIDSWPRLATYGGSTEVGGGPGGYYTKAQYREIVRYAASRYLDVVPEIDLPGHTNAALASYAELNCDGTAPPLYTGTEVGFSSLCVPKPVTYDFVDDVLREVAALTPGKYLHIGGDEAHATSHEEYVAFMAKAQAVVGKYGKTVMGWHQLTGAVPVKGAVAQYWGYDRTGAAERQQVADAAKGGTRLVLSPADRVYLDMKYTKDTKLGLSWAGLVEVKRSYDWDPAAYLEGAPPEAVLGVEAPVWTETLTNSAEIEAMAFPRLLGAAEIGWSPAAARDWETYKVRLAAQGPRLTELGIGFYRSPQVDWGP
- a CDS encoding DUF4429 domain-containing protein, whose amino-acid sequence is MAEIIQRDGTWTFDGETVRIVPGGKAHPLRLALGELAFPVQALAGISFEPERKGGRLRLRLRGGACPVLRAADGRLKDGADPYVLTVEKDRTGVAEYFVDEVRNALLIEQVPDGPVDRFLLPGPSLPVSGGGGDGTASFDGETVRLIWNWKAEESKNASGPAVFPLSRIAGVRWLPAIGLENGYLRFEPVDGPVSAPPKYDPYSLELWGMSKKEYTAVVVAAAVLARLPQARTAVDAPAGPPALTKAPAPAPPADDHDVLLRRLRELGELHRAGVLTDEEFSTAKQAILSRM
- the glmS gene encoding glutamine--fructose-6-phosphate transaminase (isomerizing), whose translation is MCGIVGYIGKRDVAPLLLEGLQRLEYRGYDSAGIVITGKTAAGKPGTLKMVKAKGRVRELEAKVPKRFAGTTGIAHTRWATHGAPSDENAHPHLDAENKVAVVHNGIVDNASELRAKLTADGVVFLSETDTEVLVHLIARAQADTLEEKVREALRHVEGTYGIAVMHADFNDRIVVARNGSPVVLGIGEKEMFVASDVAALVAHTRQVVTLDDGEMATLKADDFRTYTTEGSTTTATPTTVEWEAESYDMGGHDTYMHKEISEQADAVDRVLRGRIDDRFSTVHLGGLNLDAREARGVRRIKILGCGTSYHAGQIGAQLIEELARIPADAEPASEFRYRNPVVDPDTLYVAVSQSGETYDVLAAVQELKRKGARVLGVVNVVGSAIAREADGGTYVHAGPEVCVVSTKCFTNTVVAFALLALHLGRIRDLSVADGKRIIDGLRKLPEQISEILAGEDEIKRLAAEYADAKSMMFIGRVRGYPVAREASLKLKEVSYIHAEAYPASELKHGPLALIEPAMPTVAIVPDDDLLEKNRAAMEEIKARSGRILAVAHQVQEKADHTIVVPKNENELDPILMGIPLQLFAYHTALAMGRDIDKPRNLAKSVTVE